Proteins found in one Aspergillus chevalieri M1 DNA, chromosome 2, nearly complete sequence genomic segment:
- a CDS encoding uncharacterized protein (COG:S;~EggNog:ENOG410PQH1;~InterPro:IPR012337,IPR039197,IPR015242,IPR036397;~PFAM:PF09159;~TransMembrane:1 (o205-224i);~go_function: GO:0003676 - nucleic acid binding [Evidence IEA]), with translation MHLTRPLCQPQLWQKTLPTLKSAHLKSIAQATGIKFAGTKATVLERIQGELSRHEAGKKQKSENDQNQDKGLSVLSIDMGIRNLAFAHLTVSPSSSPTSKSAKKSEVTLNAWHRIDISANQLSTSTSTSTSPGPIDTSIPKSERRVQEKEQEKEAHTMNEIYTPDFYAQNAYAFLITLMEKYQPTHILIERQRFRSASGVAVQEWSLRVGVFEGMLYAVLYTLARQRRLSLSSHEPAPFSGFFGSGNLVDFGPGPVVHGIEPSRVLRYWGERMGFKNVFLEGKEKKTAKDGKKVKIDLAGHWLDPEHPITGKVDEDGGLSTDLIVGDDVGLNETLHAYLAKWHKKRGKEKGKDIGKLDDLADCLVQGMTWLEWQVMRDRILREGVDFFLENGN, from the coding sequence ATGCACCTCACACGCCCGCTCTGCCAACCCCAACTCTGGCAAAAAACTCTCCCAACCCTCAAATCTGCACATCTCAAAAGCATCGCCCAAGCAACGGGGATCAAATTTGCAGGGACCAAAGCCACCGTTCTAGAACGGATACAGGGAGAATTGTCAAGACATGAAGCggggaagaagcagaaaagCGAAAATGATCAAAATCAAGACAAGGGCCTGAGCGTGCTGAGCATCGACATGGGGATTCGGAATCTAGCCTTTGCGCATCTAACAGTAtccccatcatcttctccaacttcaaAATCAGCGAAAAAATCAGAGGTCACACTGAATGCATGGCACCGCATAGACATCAGCGCCAACCAActctccacatccacatccacatccacatccccAGGACCCATAGACACATCGATACCGAAATCTGAAAGAAGAgtacaagaaaaagaacaagaaaaagaagcccATACCATGAACGAAATATACACTCCAGACTTCTACGCCCAAAACGCCTACGCCTTTCTCATCACACTCATGGAAAAGTACCAGCCCACGCACATCCTCATCGAGCGCCAGCGGTTTCGCTCCGCGAGCGGTGTCGCGGTGCAGGAGTGGTCGTTGCGCGTGGGTGTGTTTGAGGGCATGCTTTATGCGGTGCTGTATACTCTAGCTAGACAGCGGCGGCTGAGTCTTTCTTCTCACGAGCCAGCGCCGTTCAGTGGGTTTTTCGGGTCTGGGAATCTCGTTGATTTTGGACCCGGGCCTGTTGTTCATGGGATAGAGCCTTCGCGGGTGCTGCGCTACTGGGGTGAACGCATGGGCTTCAAGAACGTTTTCCTcgaggggaaggagaagaagactgCCAAGGATGGTAAAAAGGTTAAGATTGATCTTGCGGGGCACTGGCTCGATCCTGAGCATCCCATAACGGGCAAAGTTGACGAGGACGGGGGCTTGTCGACGGATCTTATTGTCGGGGATGATGTCGGGTTGAATGAGACTTTGCATGCTTATTTGGCAAAGTGGCATAAGAAGCGTGGGAAGGAGAAGGGGAAAGATATCGGGAAGTTGGATGATTTGGCGGATTGTCTTGTGCAGGGAATGACTTGGTTGGAGTGGCAGGTTATGAGAGATAGGATCTTGAGAGAGGGCGTTGATTTTTTTTTAGAAAATGGGAATTGA
- a CDS encoding uncharacterized protein (SECRETED:SignalP(1-21)): MHFAGTVHLALLATFAALGEANNNLPRAYSQAAPSSSAVTSSPQSSSVYEAVPASPSSSPAPVSPSSSSAVTSSPQSSSVYEAVPASPSSSPAPVSPSSSSSVASASQSSSVYEAVPSSSSSLPAPASPSSSSVVTASSSFSPAPASPSSPSVVVSSSSSQAIYPSSPAVFNPFSSSAAPSSAAAPSSSSAALFSAASSSALSSSVASSMASPSSSKPVSPSSSSIVTRPIPVQTETDVETKTSTHDVTLTYTLGTGTSTSLVTTTVQRTVTQVQQVTETPFEEQTVTITPTPKVEVVTITPTAEGSAEEQTITATPTPEVSTITVPGTAQEMAKEEPTTTISSTSTITYTVWVVPSTSAVPGNGQTAGSEQAADNDTTGNGQTANNNMAVVTTEAAACSQATVTVHDTVTVHDTVTAQDTVTVTAIPTPSLTPTAAASYENSSSSSLASSPILSSSTPILPAVTTPVIVSSSRTYGNGTWPMSSSFAKPSSFITSRAPQSSGFRRS; this comes from the exons ATGCATTTCGCAGGCACGGTTCATCTCGCGCTTCTGGCGACCTTTGCAGCCCTGGGAGAGgccaacaacaacctcccTAGGGCCTACAGCCAGGCTGCTCCGAGTTCGTCTGCCGTCACCTCGTCCCCTCAGTCTTCGTCGGTATATGAGGCTGTTCCAGCCTCgccctcttcttcgcctgCGCCTGTATctccgtcttcatcatctgcCGTCACCTCGTCCCCTCAGTCTTCGTCGGTATATGAGGCTGTTCCAGCCTCgccctcttcttcgcctgCGCCTGTATctccgtcttcatcatcttctgtTGCCTCGGCCTCTCAGTCTTCGTCGGTGTATGAGGCTGTTCcatcttcgtcctcgtcttTGCCTGCGCCGGCATCTCCGTCTTCGTCATCTGTTGTTACAGCCTCGTCCTCGTTTTCGCCTGCGCCGGCATCCCCATCTTCGCCGTCTGTTGTTgtttcatcctcttcctcgcagGCCATTTACCCGTCCTCCCCTGCGGTGTTCAATCCTTTCTCTTCGTCTGCTGCCCCGTcgtctgctgcagcaccatcgtcatcgtcggcTGCTTTGTTCTCCGCAGCTTCATCGTCCGCTCTTTCATCATCTGTGGCTTCGTCTATGGcctctccatcttcatccaAGCCCGTCTCtccttcatcctcgtctATCGTGACTCGGCCGATTCCTGTCCAGACTGAGACCGATGTCGAAACCAAGACGTCGACTCACGATGTCACTCTCACATACACTCTCGGCACTGGCACCTCTACTTCTCTCGTGACGACCACTGTCCAGAGGACCGTCACTCAGGTCCAACAGGTG ACCGAAACCCCCTTTGAAGAGCAGACCGTTACCATTACTCCCACTCCCAAGGTGGAGGTTGTCACTATCACGCCTACCGCTGAGGGCTCGGCAGAGGAACAGACCATCACGGCGACTCCAACCCCAGAAGTGAGCACCATCACGGTCCCTGGAACTGCCCAGGAGATGGCCAAGGAGGAGCCAACCACCACTATCTCTTCCACTTCTACCATCACCTATACCGTGTGGGTCGTTCCTTCGACCTCTGCCGTCCCAGGAAACGGCCAGACTGCGGGTAGCGAGCAAGCTGCGGACAACGACACCACTGGCAATGGCCAAACTGCCAACAATAACATGGCTGTTGTCACTACCGAAGCTGCAGCTTGCAGCCAGGCTACGGTCACCGTTCATGATACTGTCACTGTTCATGACACCGTAACTGCGCAAGACACCGTCACTGTG ACTGCTATCCCTACCCCCTCATTGACTCctaccgccgccgcctcctACGAGAActcatcgtcctcgtctcTGGCTTCCTCTCCcattctctcttcttccaccCCTATTCTCCCGGCTGTCACCACTCCGGTGATTGTTTCCAGCAGCCGCACGTACGGAAATGGAACCTGGCCCATGTCCAGCAGCTTTGCGAAGCCCTCCAGCTTCATCACTAGCCGGGCACCTCAATCCAGTGGCTTCCGTCGCTCCTAG
- a CDS encoding nicotinate-nicotinamide nucleotide adenylyltransferase (COG:S;~EggNog:ENOG410PP04;~InterPro:IPR004821,IPR014729,IPR005248;~go_function: GO:0003824 - catalytic activity [Evidence IEA];~go_function: GO:0016779 - nucleotidyltransferase activity [Evidence IEA];~go_process: GO:0009058 - biosynthetic process [Evidence IEA];~go_process: GO:0009435 - NAD biosynthetic process [Evidence IEA]), with protein sequence MATPSLQALRLHYNTSWKNFLASSKNLEILSSVPADRPPSPSILYVLDSSFNPPTLAHFQIATSALQEKPDSPVRLLLLLATQNADKPAKPASFEDRLVMMELFAHDLLSHLQSSQQKQQQLPQIDIGVTRKPYFVDKAAEIETADIYPASLEQVHLTGYDTLIRIFNPKYYPPEHILQPLAPFLSQHRLRVTMRPNDEWGSQEEQQSFLVNLAQGGRASDGGKPEWAQRIQLVQGSRPEDPPVSSTKAREAVQQDHGLLGTLVAPRVLDFLLRETPYAGS encoded by the coding sequence ATGGCCACTCCCTCGCTACAGGCCTTGCGATTACACTATAACACATCCTGGAAGAATTTCCTCGCCTCATCTAAGAACCTCGAAATCCTGTCCTCCGTCCCCGCCGATCGCCCGCCCTCTCCCTCCATTCTTTACGTCCTCGACTCGTCCTTCAACCCTCCCACACTCGCCCATTTTCAAATCGCAACCTCGGCTCTGCAAGAAAAGCCTGACTCCCCAGTCCGattgctgctcttgctggCCACCCAGAATGCAGATAAACCCGCCAAGCCGGCCTCGTTCGAGGACCGCCTTGTCATGATGGAGCTGTTTGCCCATGACCTCCTGTCGCATCTGCAATCATCGCAGCAGAAACAGCAACAGTTACCACAGATTGACATTGGTGTAACAAGAAAACCTTACTTTGTGGATAAAGCAGCAGAAATCGAAACTGCAGATATCTACCCCGCATCACTTGAACAAGTCCATCTTACTGGCTACGACACCTTGATTCGCATCTTCAATCCCAAGTACTACCCTCCGGAGCATATTCTTCAGCCTCTTGCACCGTTCCTGTCCCAACACAGATTACGGGTAACCATGCGACCCAATGATGAATGGGGCAGTCAGGAAGAGCAGCAGAGCTTCCTCGTTAACCTTGCCCAAGGAGGTCGGGCTAGTGATGGCGGGAAGCCGGAATGGGCGCAGCGGATTCAGCTGGTCCAGGGTAGTAGGCCGGAGGATCCTCCGGTCAGTTCGACTAAAGCTCGGGAGGCAGTTCAGCAGGATCATGGGCTCTTGGG